In Poecile atricapillus isolate bPoeAtr1 chromosome 37, bPoeAtr1.hap1, whole genome shotgun sequence, the genomic stretch gaactgggaatgaactgggactgaactgggaatgaactgggaatgaactgggaatgaactgggaatgaactgggaatgaactgggaatgaactgggactgaactgggaatgaactgggaatgaactggggatgaactgggaatgaactgggaatgaactgggactgaactgggaccgaactgggaatgaactgggactgaactgggactgaactgggaatgaactgggaccaaactgggaatgaactgggaatgaactggggctgaactgggaatgaactgggaatgaactgggactgaactgggaatgaactgggactgaactgggaatgaactgggaatgaactgggactgaactgggactgaactgggattgaactgggactgaactgggactgaactgggaatgaactgggaatgaactgggactgaactgggactgaactgggactgaactgggaatgaactgggaatgaactgggaataaactgggactgaactgggaccaaactgggaatgaactgggaatgaactggggcaaactgggaatgaactgggaataaactgggaatgaactgggaatgaactgggactgaactgggaatgaactgggaatgaactgggaatgaactgggaatgaactgggactgaactggggctgaactgggaatgaactgggactgaactgggaatgaactgggaataaactgggaatgaactgggactgaactgggactgaactgggaatgaactgggaatggactgggagcaaactgggaataaactgggactgaactgggaataaactgggactgaactgggaatgaactgggaatgaactgggaatggactgggagcaaactgggaataaactgggactgaactgggaataaactgggaatgaactgggaatgaactgggactgaactgggaatgaactgggaatgaactgggaatgaactgggaatgaactgggactgaactgggaatgaactgggaatgaactgggactgaactgggactgaactgggaatgaactgggaatgaactgggaccaaactgggaatgaactgggaccaaactgggactgaactgggactgaactgggaatgaactgggaccaaactgggaatgaactgggaatgaacggggaatgaactgggaatgaactgggactgaactgggaatgaactgggaatgaactgggaatgaactgggactgaactgggaatgaactgggaatgaactgggaatgaactgggaatgaactgggaatgaactgggaatgaactgggaataaactgggaatgaactgggaatgaactgggaatgaactggggctgaactgggattgaactgggaatgaactgggactgaactgggactgaactgggaatgaactgggaataaactgggaatgaactgggaataaactgggaatgaactgggaatgaactgggactgaactgggaataaactgggaatgaactgggaatgaactgggaatgaactgggaatgaactgggaataaactgggaatgaactgggaatgaactgggaatgaactgggaatgaactgggaataaactgggaatgaactgggaatgaactgggactgaactgggaatgaactgggaatgaactgggaccaaactgggaatgaactgggactgaactgggaccgaactgggaatgaactgggaccgaactgggaatgaactgggaatgaactgggactgaactgggaatgaactgggattgaactgggaatgaactgggaatgaactgggattgaactgggaatgaactgggactgaactgggaatgaactgggaatgaactgggattgaactgggagcaaactgggaatgaactgggactgaactgggactgaactgggaatgaactgggactgaactgggactgaactgggaatgaactgggactgaactgggaatgaactgggactgaactgggactgaactgggaaCGAACTGGGACcgaactgggaatgaactgggaatgaactgggaatgaactgggaatgaactgggactgaactgggagcaaactgggaatgaactgggaatgaactgggaatgaactgggactgaactgggactgaactgggaatgaactggggctgaactgggaatgaactgggaatgaactgggactgaactgggaatgaactgggaccaaactgggaatgaactgggaatgaactgggaatgaactgggaatgaactgggagcaaactgggaatgaactgggaatgaactgggactgaactgggaatgaactgggactgaactgggaccaaactgggactgaactggggctgaactggtttatactggtctatacttgtttatactggtctatatTGGTTTacactggtttatactggtgtatactggtctatactggtttatactgtttatactggtctatactggtttatactggtctatactggtttatactggtttatattgatttatactggtctatagcggtttatactggtttatactggtttacactggtttatactggtgtatactggtttatactgatttatactggtttatacgGGTTTACACTGATTTATAccggtttatactggtctatactggtttatactggtttatattgatttatactggtctatactggtttatactggtttttactgggcTATAccggtttatactggtctatactggtttttactggtgTATACTGGTTTATACTCGTCTATACcagtttatactggtctatactggtttatactggtctatactggtttatactggtctataccggtttatactggtttatactggtttatactggtctataccggtttatactggtctatactggtttttactggtctatactggtttatactggtttatactggtttacactggtttatactggtttacactggtttatactggtgtatactggtttatactgatttatactggtttatacgGGTTTACACTGATTTATACcagtttatactggtctatactggtttttactggtctatactggtttatattgatttatactggtctatagcggtttatactggtctatgctggtttatactggtctatactggtttatactggtttttactggtctataccggtttatactggtctatactggtttatactgtTTTttactggtctatactggtttatactggtctatactggtttatactgggaccggcccctcccccaccccccaatgTGGGGggagaattcccagaaaatcccggAATTTCGGGATAACGAGACcccaatttttgggaatttttgggaatttttgggaattcaaGCTCCGGGAATCCCCCGGAATTCCGGGACGGCTCCGgattctcctccttttcccaggttttttttgggaattgaaggaaaaatcgggaattttgcTCCCCCCTGGGATTTCCTGGGATCGTTTTGGGAACCTCTGGaatttcccaaattcctcccccccccaaaaaaaattccaagagtTTCGTCCTGTTCCAAGAGTTTTTATTGGATTGGGGATGGAAAAAGCGGAATTCCCGGAAAACCCcgaaatcctgggaatttacaccaaaatcctgggaattcacaccaaaatcctggaatttcagcccaaaatcctgggaatttacaccaaaatcctggaatttcagcccaaaattctggaattttatcccaaaatcctgggattttatcccaaaatcttgggaattcatcccaaaatcctgggaattcacaccaaaatcctgggaattcaacccaaaattctgggatttcacaccaaaatcctgggaattcatcccaaaattctggAATTTCACACCAAAATCTTGGGAATTCACACCAAAATCGTGGgaattctgccccaaaatcctgggaattccacccAAACTTCTggaatttcaccccaaaatcctgggaattcatcccaaaatcctgggaattcagcccaaaattcccgggatttcacTTGAAGATCTTGCCCTGGTTGAAGGGTTctgaattcccaggattccagatcagaattcccaggatttcagccccaaattcctggaattccagatcagaattcccaggattccagcccagaattcccagaattccagcccaaataattcccaggatttcagcccagaattcccaggatttcagaCCCAAATTCCCGTGATTTCAACcctgaattcctggaattccagccccaaattctGGGGACTTCAACCCAGGATTccaacccccaaattcccaggattccagccccaaattcctggaattccagcccagaattcccagaattccagcccaaataattcccaggattccaaccccaaattcccaggatttcagccccaaattcccagaattccagcccAGAATCCCCAGGATTCCAGTCCAGAATCCCCAGAATTGCAGCCCAAATAATTCCCAGGATTTCAACCCCgaattcccaggattccagatcagaattcccggaattccagccccgaaatcctggaattccacccccaaattcctggaattccagccccaaattcccgggatttcagcTCTGATCaattcccaggattccagatcagaattcccggaattccagccccaaattcccggaattgcagcccaaataattcccaggattccaaccccaaattcccaggattccagcccagaattcctgggatttcacCTCTCATCaattcccaggattccagatcagaattcccaggattccagcccagaattcccggaattccacccccaaattcccgggatttcagcCCAGGATTccaacccccaaattcccaggatttcagacccgaattcccggaattccagccccaaattcccgggatttcagcCCAGGATTCCAGcccagaattcctgggatttcacCTCTCATCAATTCGCAGGATTCCAGAtaagaattcccaggatttcaaccccaaattcccggaattccacccccaaattcccaggatttcatCCCAGGATTTCAAccctgaattcccaggattccagatcagaattcctggaattccagcccagaattcccggaattccagccccaaattcccgggatttATTTGAAGATCTTTCCCTGGTTGAAGGGTTctgaattcccaggattccagcccagaattcccagaattccagcctcgaattcccaggatttcaaccccaaattcccggaattccagcccaaataattcccaggatttcaaccccaaattcccagaattccagcccagaattcccaggatttcagccccaaattcccaggatttcaaccccaaattcccaggatttcagccctgaattcccagaattccagcccagaattcccaggatttcagacccaaattcccaggatttcagccccgaattcccaggattccagcccagaattcccaggatttcaaccccaaattcccgggattccaacctcaaattcccaggatttcagcTCTCATCAATACCCAGGATTCCAGAtcagaattcccggaattccagccccaaattcgcagaattccagccccaaattcccgggatttcacTTGAAGATCTTGCCCTGGTTGAAGGgttcagaattcccaggattccagccccaaattcccagaattccagcccaaataattcccaggatttcaaccccaaattcccaggatttcagacccaaattcccaggatttcagcCCAGGATTCCAGCCCCGAATTCTcggaattccagccccaaattcccggaattccacccccaaattcccgggatttcagcCCAGGATTccaacccccaaattcccaggattccagatcagaattcccggaattccagccccaaattcccgggatttATTTGAAGATCTTGCCCTGGTTGAAGGgttcagaattcccaggattccaaCCCcgaattcctggaattccagccccgaattcccggaattccagccccaaattcccgggatttcagcCCAGGATTTCAACCCcgaattcccaggatttcagccccgaattcccggaattccagccCCGAATTCCCGGGATTTATTTGAAGATCTTTCCCTGGTTGAAGGCTTTTCCCACGTGCCGGAATTCCCCTTCCCACAGGAAATATTCCGTCACCAGCGTCCGGCACTCGGCGCTGTCGGGATCCAGCTTCCGCCACGAGTACGACTCGTAATCCACCTGCCAGTCcggacagagctggggaaaaatcatggaaaaatgggaattagggaaaaatccgggaattttggtgaaattccaaaaaaatctgggattattgggaaaaaaattccaagaaaatctGAGATTCctgagggttttggggtggattttgaggTGTGGGACTCATAATCCACCTGCCAGTCCGGGAACAGTtgagggaaaactgggaaaagtcctggaaaaacaggaattagggaaaaatctgggaattcttgGTGAAATTCCAAGAAAATCTGGGATTATTGGGAAGAAAATCCCGAGAAAATCCGGAATTCCTGAGggttttgggagggattttggggtgtgggactCAAAATCCAGGTGCCAGTCTGGAAACAGTtgagggaaaactgggaaaagtcctggaaaaacaggaattagggaaaaaaatgggaattcttggtgaaattccaaaaaaatctgggattattgggaaaaaaaccccaaaaaaatccggGATTCCCAAAggttttgggagggattttggggtgtgggactCGTAATCCACCTGCCAGTCCGGGAACAGTtgagggaaaactgggaaaaatcatggaaaaatgggaattagggaaaaaaatgggaattttgggaaaaaaacccaaaaaaattccgAGATTCTGAGTgaaaatcccaagaaaatccAAAATTCCTGAAggttttgggagggattttggggtgtgggactCAAAATCCTGGTGCCAGTTTGGGGAGAACTGagggaaatcatggaaaaatgggaattagggaaaaaatgggaattttgggaaaaatcctgaaaaaattccGAGATTCTGAGtgaaaattccaagaaaatccaAAATTCCTGAAggttttgggagggattttggggtgtgggactCAAAATCCAGGTGCAAGTATGGAAAAAGTTGagggaaatcatggaaaaatcatggaaaaatgggaattagggaaaaaaatgggaattttgggaaaaaaaccccaaaaattccaagaTTCTGAGTGAAAATCCCGAGAAAATCCAAAATTCctgagggttttggggtggattt encodes the following:
- the LOC131591103 gene encoding uncharacterized protein LOC131591103; the encoded protein is MWGENSQKIPEFRDNETPIFGNFWEFLGIQAPGIPRNSGTAPDSPPFPRFFLGIEGKIGNFAPPWDFLGSFWEPLEFPKFLPPPKKIPRVSSCSKSFYWIGDGKSGIPGKPRNPGNLHQNPGNSHQNPGISAQNPGNLHQNPGISAQNSGILSQKFPGFQLSSIPRIPDQNSQDSSPEFPEFHPQIPGISAQDSNPQIPRISDPNSRNSSPKFPGFQPRIPAQNSWDFTSHQFAGFQIRIPRISTPNSRNSTPKFPGFHPRISTLNSQDSRSEFLEFQPRIPGIPAPNSRDLFEDLSLVEGF